One segment of Chionomys nivalis chromosome 3, mChiNiv1.1, whole genome shotgun sequence DNA contains the following:
- the LOC130871189 gene encoding replication factor C subunit 3 produces MSLWVDKYRPCSLARLDYHKEQAAQLRNLVQCGDFPHLLVYGPSGAGKKTRIMCILRELYGVGVEKLRIEHQSITTPSKKKIEISTIASNYHLEVNPSDAGNSDRVVIQEMLKTVAQSQQLETSSQRDFKVVLLTEVDKLTKDAQHALRRTMEKYMSTCRLILCCNSTSKVIPPIRSRCLAIRVPAPSIDDICSVLSTVCKKEGLALPSKLAHRLAEKSCRNLRKALLMCEACRVQQYPFTEDQEIPETDWEVYLRETANAIVSQQTPQRLLEVRGRLYELLTHCIPPEMIMKGLLSELLHNCDGQLKGEVAQMAAYYEHRLQLGSKAIYHLEAFVAKFMALYKKFMEDGLEGMVF; encoded by the exons ATGAGCCTCTGGGTGGACAAATACCGGCCGTGCTCCCTCGCCCGGCTGGACTATCACAAGGAACAGGCGGCGCAGCTGCGCAACCTG GTGCAGTGTGGTGACTTTCCTCACCTCCTAGTATATGGGCCATCAGGTGCTGGaaaaaagacaagaattatgtgtaTCCTACGAGAACTTTATGGTGTCGGGGTAGAAAAATTGAGAATTGAACACCAATCTATCACA ActccatctaaaaaaaaaattgaaatcagcACCATTGCCAGTAACTACCACCTTGAAGTTAATCCCAG TGATGCGGGAAACAGTGATCGGGTCGTAATTCAGGAGATGCTGAAGACAGTGGCTCAGTCACAGCAGCTTGAAACCAGCTCACAAAGAGACTTCAAAG TGGTATTATTGACAGAGGTGGACAAACTCACAAAGGATGCTCAGCATGCCTTGCGCAGAACCATGGAGAAGTACATGTCCACCTGCAGGCTGATCTTGTGTTGCAATTCCACATCTAAGGTGATCCCCCCGATCCGCAGTAGGTGCCTGGCAATTCGTGTGCCTGCTCCCAGCATTGATGAC ATTTGCAGTGTGTTATCCACTGTCTGCAAGAAGGAGGGTCTGGCTCTTCCTTCGAAGCTGGCTCACAGGCTGGCAGAGAAGTCCTGCAGGAACCTCAGGAAAGCCTTACTGATGTGTGAAGCTTGCAGAGTGCAGCA GTACCCTTTTACTGAAGACCAAGAAATCCCCGAGACAGACTGGGAGGTGTATTTGAGGGAGACTGCAAATGCTATCGTCAGTCAGCAGACTCCACAGAG GCTCCTTGAAGTCCGCGGGAGGCTCTATGAGCTTCTCACTCACTGTATTCCTCCTGAGATGATAATGAAG GGCCTGCTCTCAGAGCTCTTACACAACTGCGATGGGCAGCTGAAAGGGGAGGTGGCACAGATGGCAGCCTATTATGAACATCGACTGCAGCTGGGCAGCAAAGCCATTTATCACTTGGAGGCATTTGTGGCCAAGTTTATGGCCCTTTATAAGAAGTTCATGGAGGACGGACTGGAAGGCATGGTTTTCTGA